Proteins from a single region of Gambusia affinis linkage group LG12, SWU_Gaff_1.0, whole genome shotgun sequence:
- the LOC122841673 gene encoding uncharacterized protein LOC122841673 isoform X1 — protein sequence MSLTCWDLIMFLLWIFLLPAASCSLSGSSAFCPDPEGSSRDAGHVIDCLGLRFVWLHAVFDNFPSLLSFVSRLRCTSGLCPRDLEDYGCSCRHVASGNPVDPLDTCCAAHRQCYQSAAPCRQPLPLPPYNYSCSAESSSCDVGDPCQQRFCECDRAAIDCVTRSRYNPSLRGLTAAACSAGNATDWLGGGAAEADDVFNRTDVLTAAERLSNAAPPPAEPDRVMIGTVENQSKPAELNGEFITGPPEPTGLRTRPEEQAAEGNQEEQKHQSLISNGLKEAEEEEWEDQAEDQMTQSPAETSPTSPTSPTSPTSPTSPTSPTSTTSPTSTTSPDPVQLVHEGATPNGPPSPRSPSGVYYGMDQTATQIPAAGASASLRNTLLDGTGVELLSPASLTIAQSKPTGSSATAGKSPPITTMTTPLCEEEEEEEEEKEEGSQEEDGAEPGPKRAVPFFAWSLLESVGLTDIQQPGGRECSSSFGVFSSDGRRRREMPALGEMLRCLTGRCPHEYEMYGCYCGQEGAGLPLDQLDRCCFFHRCCLKQIGSMGCRADRKLDARISCESRNKPRCQGVTVCDKLQCVCDKTTAQCMAAAHFNHSLPSQRCRGPAPPCRRPGRPSKPAAEPAWSSEESKPSQSETSSAQYSDSDQSSDVMNEETPTPPAGTSRAETKELQTVGGIQNQDRTPAERPGEEEEEEEEEEEEEEEEEEGEEEDEYEEEEEN from the exons ATGTCACTGACATGCTGG gatctcatcatgtttctgctgtggaTCTTCCTGCTGCCGGCGGCTTCCTGCT cgcTCTCCGGCAGCTCCGCGTTCTGTCCGGACCCAGAGGGCAGCAGCCGAGACGCAGGTCATGTAATTG ATTGTCTGGGTCTGCGCTTCGTCTGGCTCCACGCCGTCTTCGATAACTTCCCCTCGCTGCTGAGCTTCGTGTCCAGGCTGCGGTGTACATCAGGGCTGTGTCCGCGGGACCTGGAGGACTACGGCTGCTCCTGCAGACATGTGGCGTCTGGGAACCCAGTGGATCCTCTGGACAC ctgttgtgCAGCTCACAGGCAGTGCTACCAGagtgctgccccctgcaggcagCCGCTGCCTCTGCCTCCGTATAACTACTCTTGCTCCgcagaaagcagcagctgcG ATGTTGGCGACCCGTGTCAGCAGAGGTTTTGTGAATGCGACCGAGCCGCCATCGACTGCGTGACCCGGAGCCGCTACAACCCGAGCCTGAGGGGCCTGACGGCGGCCGCCTGCTCCGCTGGAAATGCTACAG ATTGGCTCGGCGGCGGCGCGGCGGAGGCTGACGACGTCTTCAACAGAACGG ATGTTCTCACAGCAGCAGAGCGGCTGTCCAACGCCGCCCCGCCGCCCGCAG AACCGGACCGGGTGATGATCGGTACCGTGGAAAACCAAAGTAAACCGGCTGAGCTGAATGGAGAATTCATCACCGGACCACCAGAACCAACCGGACTCCGGACTCGTCCCG AGGAACAGGCAGCCGAGGGAAACCAAGAGGAACAGAAACACCAGAGTTTGATCTCTAACG GCCTGAAAGAGGCAGAAGAAGAGGAGTGGGAGGACCAGGCTGAAGATCAGATGACCCAGAGTCCTGCAGAAACCAGTCCAACCAGTCCAACCAGTCCAACCAGCCCAACCAGTCCAACCAGCCCAACCAGCCCAACCAGTACAACCAGCCCAACCAGTACAACCAGCCCCG ATCCGGTCCAGTTGGTCCATGAAGGAGCGACCCCAAACGGGCCGCCGTCTCCACGGAGCCCTTCTGGTGTTTATTATGGGATGGATCAGACAGCAACGCAGATTCCTGCTGCTGGCGCCTCAGCATCTCTGAGAAACACGCTGCTGGATGGAACCG GTGTGGAGCTTCTGTCACCTGCATCTCTAACCATCGCCCAGTCCAAACCCACAGGAAGCTCAGCGACAGCTGGGAAATCTCCACCAATCACAACGATGACGACGCCTCtctgtgaggaagaggaagaggaggaagaggagaaggaagaagGCTCGCAGGAGGAAGACG GGGCGGAGCCAGGTCCGAAGAGGGCGGTGCCGTTCTTCGCCTGGTCTCTGCTGGAGTCCGTCGGTCTGACCGACATCCAGCAGCCGGGCGGCCGAG AATGCAGCTCCTCCTTCGGCGTGTTCAGCAGCGACGGCCGGCGCCGCAGAGAGATGCCGGCGCTGGGGGAGATGCTGCGCTGCCTGACGGGACGATGTCCGCACGAGTACGAGATGTACGGCTGCTACTGCGGACAGGAAGGGGCGGGGCTTCCTCTGGACCAGCTGGACAG ATGTTGCTTCTTCCATCGCTGCTGCCTGAAGCAGATCGGCTCCATGGGCTGCCGGGCCGACAGGAAGCTCGACGCTCGCATTTCCTGCGAGAGCCGCAACAAACCGCGAT GTCAAGGCGTCACAGTGTGTGACaaactgcagtgtgtgtgtgataaaACCACAGCACAGTGCATGGCTGCTGCACACTTCAACCACAGCCTGCCGTCGCAGCGCTGCCGCGGCCCGGCGCCGCCCTGCCGCCGGCCCGGCAGGCCCTCCAAACCCGCAGCGGAACCGGCCTGGTCCAGTGAGGAGAGCAAACCCAGCCAGTCTGAGACGAGTTCTGCTCAGTATTCAGACAG TGATCAAAGTTCTGATGTAATGAATGAAGAGACGCCGACTCCTCCTGCTGGAACATCGAGAGCCGAAACCAAAGAGCTGCAGACGGTCGGTGGGATTCAGAACCAAGACAGAACACCAGCAGAAAGAccgggggaggaagaggaagaggaggaggaagaagaggaggaagaagaggaagaggaggagggggaagaggaagatgaatatgaggaggaggaagaaaactaA
- the LOC122841775 gene encoding uncharacterized protein LOC122841775 isoform X2: protein MQIRGCPWRRPQPGGEAETLGELRLQPCVLQLCRFFSQCLCRPLSRTPPTVTKRYCDDSFLWYEEQTFEVCRRVRRVSFSRNLKQRCLSKMCNKL from the exons ATGCAGATCAG AGGCTGTCCCTGGAGGAGGCCGCAGCCTGGCGGCGAAGCGGAGACGCTCGGCGAGCTCAGGCTGCAGCCCTGCGTCCTGCAGCTCTGCCGGTTCTTCTCCCAGTGCCTCTGCAGGCCGCTGAGCCGGACGCCGCCGACGGTCACCAAAAG ATACTGTGATGACAGCTTCCTGTGGTATGAAGAGCAGACGTTCGAGGTCTGTCGAAGAGTCAGGAGAGTTTCCTTCTCCAGAA ATCTGAAACAGAGATGCTTGTCCAAGATGTGCAACAAACTGTGA
- the LOC122841673 gene encoding uncharacterized protein LOC122841673 isoform X2, which yields MSLTCWDLIMFLLWIFLLPAASCSLSGSSAFCPDPEGSSRDAGHVIDCLGLRFVWLHAVFDNFPSLLSFVSRLRCTSGLCPRDLEDYGCSCRHVASGNPVDPLDTCCAAHRQCYQSAAPCRQPLPLPPYNYSCSAESSSCDVGDPCQQRFCECDRAAIDCVTRSRYNPSLRGLTAAACSAGNATDWLGGGAAEADDVFNRTDVLTAAERLSNAAPPPAEPDRVMIGTVENQSKPAELNGEFITGPPEPTGLRTRPGLKEAEEEEWEDQAEDQMTQSPAETSPTSPTSPTSPTSPTSPTSPTSTTSPTSTTSPDPVQLVHEGATPNGPPSPRSPSGVYYGMDQTATQIPAAGASASLRNTLLDGTGVELLSPASLTIAQSKPTGSSATAGKSPPITTMTTPLCEEEEEEEEEKEEGSQEEDGAEPGPKRAVPFFAWSLLESVGLTDIQQPGGRECSSSFGVFSSDGRRRREMPALGEMLRCLTGRCPHEYEMYGCYCGQEGAGLPLDQLDRCCFFHRCCLKQIGSMGCRADRKLDARISCESRNKPRCQGVTVCDKLQCVCDKTTAQCMAAAHFNHSLPSQRCRGPAPPCRRPGRPSKPAAEPAWSSEESKPSQSETSSAQYSDSDQSSDVMNEETPTPPAGTSRAETKELQTVGGIQNQDRTPAERPGEEEEEEEEEEEEEEEEEEGEEEDEYEEEEEN from the exons ATGTCACTGACATGCTGG gatctcatcatgtttctgctgtggaTCTTCCTGCTGCCGGCGGCTTCCTGCT cgcTCTCCGGCAGCTCCGCGTTCTGTCCGGACCCAGAGGGCAGCAGCCGAGACGCAGGTCATGTAATTG ATTGTCTGGGTCTGCGCTTCGTCTGGCTCCACGCCGTCTTCGATAACTTCCCCTCGCTGCTGAGCTTCGTGTCCAGGCTGCGGTGTACATCAGGGCTGTGTCCGCGGGACCTGGAGGACTACGGCTGCTCCTGCAGACATGTGGCGTCTGGGAACCCAGTGGATCCTCTGGACAC ctgttgtgCAGCTCACAGGCAGTGCTACCAGagtgctgccccctgcaggcagCCGCTGCCTCTGCCTCCGTATAACTACTCTTGCTCCgcagaaagcagcagctgcG ATGTTGGCGACCCGTGTCAGCAGAGGTTTTGTGAATGCGACCGAGCCGCCATCGACTGCGTGACCCGGAGCCGCTACAACCCGAGCCTGAGGGGCCTGACGGCGGCCGCCTGCTCCGCTGGAAATGCTACAG ATTGGCTCGGCGGCGGCGCGGCGGAGGCTGACGACGTCTTCAACAGAACGG ATGTTCTCACAGCAGCAGAGCGGCTGTCCAACGCCGCCCCGCCGCCCGCAG AACCGGACCGGGTGATGATCGGTACCGTGGAAAACCAAAGTAAACCGGCTGAGCTGAATGGAGAATTCATCACCGGACCACCAGAACCAACCGGACTCCGGACTCGTCCCG GCCTGAAAGAGGCAGAAGAAGAGGAGTGGGAGGACCAGGCTGAAGATCAGATGACCCAGAGTCCTGCAGAAACCAGTCCAACCAGTCCAACCAGTCCAACCAGCCCAACCAGTCCAACCAGCCCAACCAGCCCAACCAGTACAACCAGCCCAACCAGTACAACCAGCCCCG ATCCGGTCCAGTTGGTCCATGAAGGAGCGACCCCAAACGGGCCGCCGTCTCCACGGAGCCCTTCTGGTGTTTATTATGGGATGGATCAGACAGCAACGCAGATTCCTGCTGCTGGCGCCTCAGCATCTCTGAGAAACACGCTGCTGGATGGAACCG GTGTGGAGCTTCTGTCACCTGCATCTCTAACCATCGCCCAGTCCAAACCCACAGGAAGCTCAGCGACAGCTGGGAAATCTCCACCAATCACAACGATGACGACGCCTCtctgtgaggaagaggaagaggaggaagaggagaaggaagaagGCTCGCAGGAGGAAGACG GGGCGGAGCCAGGTCCGAAGAGGGCGGTGCCGTTCTTCGCCTGGTCTCTGCTGGAGTCCGTCGGTCTGACCGACATCCAGCAGCCGGGCGGCCGAG AATGCAGCTCCTCCTTCGGCGTGTTCAGCAGCGACGGCCGGCGCCGCAGAGAGATGCCGGCGCTGGGGGAGATGCTGCGCTGCCTGACGGGACGATGTCCGCACGAGTACGAGATGTACGGCTGCTACTGCGGACAGGAAGGGGCGGGGCTTCCTCTGGACCAGCTGGACAG ATGTTGCTTCTTCCATCGCTGCTGCCTGAAGCAGATCGGCTCCATGGGCTGCCGGGCCGACAGGAAGCTCGACGCTCGCATTTCCTGCGAGAGCCGCAACAAACCGCGAT GTCAAGGCGTCACAGTGTGTGACaaactgcagtgtgtgtgtgataaaACCACAGCACAGTGCATGGCTGCTGCACACTTCAACCACAGCCTGCCGTCGCAGCGCTGCCGCGGCCCGGCGCCGCCCTGCCGCCGGCCCGGCAGGCCCTCCAAACCCGCAGCGGAACCGGCCTGGTCCAGTGAGGAGAGCAAACCCAGCCAGTCTGAGACGAGTTCTGCTCAGTATTCAGACAG TGATCAAAGTTCTGATGTAATGAATGAAGAGACGCCGACTCCTCCTGCTGGAACATCGAGAGCCGAAACCAAAGAGCTGCAGACGGTCGGTGGGATTCAGAACCAAGACAGAACACCAGCAGAAAGAccgggggaggaagaggaagaggaggaggaagaagaggaggaagaagaggaagaggaggagggggaagaggaagatgaatatgaggaggaggaagaaaactaA
- the LOC122841775 gene encoding uncharacterized protein LOC122841775 isoform X1, producing MQIRFIFMFSKTTETVSVILEFLIVSLGCPWRRPQPGGEAETLGELRLQPCVLQLCRFFSQCLCRPLSRTPPTVTKRYCDDSFLWYEEQTFEVCRRVRRVSFSRNLKQRCLSKMCNKL from the exons ATGCAGATCAGGTTTATATTCATGTTCAGCAAAACgacagaaacagtttctgtcattttggAGTTTCTAATTGTctcatt AGGCTGTCCCTGGAGGAGGCCGCAGCCTGGCGGCGAAGCGGAGACGCTCGGCGAGCTCAGGCTGCAGCCCTGCGTCCTGCAGCTCTGCCGGTTCTTCTCCCAGTGCCTCTGCAGGCCGCTGAGCCGGACGCCGCCGACGGTCACCAAAAG ATACTGTGATGACAGCTTCCTGTGGTATGAAGAGCAGACGTTCGAGGTCTGTCGAAGAGTCAGGAGAGTTTCCTTCTCCAGAA ATCTGAAACAGAGATGCTTGTCCAAGATGTGCAACAAACTGTGA